DNA from Dromaius novaehollandiae isolate bDroNov1 chromosome 12, bDroNov1.hap1, whole genome shotgun sequence:
TGGCCGCCCGGCCCCGTCCGACCCTCCCGCGCCCAAGATGGCCGGCCAGGCAGGCTGCGCGCCGCGCCCAACATGGCGGCCGCCTcccgccaggccccgcccacGAAGGGGTGTGACGTCACGCACGGGCggcggaagcggcggcggggagcgcatGGAGGCGGGCGAGCGGCGGCCGGCGGTGGCGGCGACGCTGCGGGCCCTGAACGGGGCGCTGGGGCGGCCGGCCGCGCCCTGGGTGAAGGAGACCGGCGCCCGCCACCTGCGGCACCGCGACTTCCTGGCGCCGTGGGCCGCGCTGCGGGCCGCCTTCGGCGGGGGGCAGGtaggccgcgggggcggggcctgccggggggcggggcctgcccgAGGGGTGGTGCGGTGGGAGCCGGGCCCAGGCCCCTTACCCAGCGGTGCTCCCTTGCAGGTGCCCGCTGACGTCATGGCGCGTGTGACGTCACTCTCGGGCCCGGAAGTGCTGCCACTGGGCGAGTGCCAGGAGACCTCGGCGGGGCTGGCAGTGCAGGTGCAGCGCCCCGAGGCCTTCCAGCGGCTGCtgggcgcccgccccgcgcccgccccggcgtcGGCGTCACCACCGATGTCGGTGGTGCTGCACTGCCCGGGtctgcgcggccccggcgccgccctgGCGCCCCGCCACCTCCGCCCCGTGCTGCTCGCCGACCACCTGGCCGAGGTGCTGACCGCCCAGGGGTGAGTGCCCACctggccccccgcccccgcccgccacCCCACTGCcgcctctctcctccctccctccttccctccctcgcaGGGCCAGCGTGTGCCTGGTGCCCGCCCCGGGCGACGAGGCCAGCTGGGAGGTGCTGCGGCGGCTCCGCGTCGCCTGGCCTGgtggctgccccggccccgcggacgCCATCCCGGCCCTGAAGCGGGCCCTGGTGCAGTCGCCCTATGCCACGGCTGGCGAGTGGGGGCCAGGCGCGGCCGCGCTGCCTGAGGGCGTCCTGGCTAAAGTGGACCTGAAGAGCTTCGTGGAGCGGCAGCGCCTGGAGGGCTACGACCCCAATCTGGACGTCCTTCTCGGTGAGCTTTGTGGGCGCAGCGTCGCTAGCGTGACAGCACGGGGGGTGAAGGGCTGCAGACGAGtctgtttcttgtcttttttaaattatccttacaaaaataaagaatgtTTAGATCTAGACTGCCTTTTCTTCTTGttcccctgcctggggctggggcaggatgGAGCAGGGGTGCAGTATGCCCACGCTTCCCTCCCTGAgcctccttcctcctttcagTGACGGAGGAGAAGCTGCGGTGcctggcagagctgcagcaggccGTCCTGCAGTGCGTGGTGAGTAACCCCGCCACTGCCGCGCTGCCTGGCTCCCACTTCCCAGCTGGCGTTCCCTTCTGTCACACACCGGAGCCTGAGCCCACCACTGTGCTCCGCTGCAGGCTGGTGGCCAGGGAAGCTGCTGCCACGTGGTGCATGTGGTGAGCTGCGAGGAGGaattccagcagcagcagatggatCTGCTCTGGAGGATTTTGGATCCGGGagcccacacagccctgcaggtgAGGAACGTTGTGCCCTCCTCATCGTGGCCCCCAGGATCTTTGTGCTGAGCCAGTTCTCCTGCAATCCCTGTGGTGAATCTGGGGTCCAGCCTCATCTCCTTGTGAGTCTTCCCTTCAAGCGTGCTGGCCCCTCCGCACTCTCACCCAGGCTGTGGAGCAGTCGCTCTGCCCTTGGGATTTTAGTGCTGAAGAAGGAAGGGCAGGAGGAGGTTGCAGGGACACATCTAGAACCAGAATGTTCTTAACCGAATTTGCTGGTGTTCTTCAGCAGCTCCTGACGCTGGGCTCCCCTTTCCCTGTGACACCTCTTTCCAGGTGTGAACAGGGGTTTCCCTGGCTGCTCTCCAGGTTCAGTTCTTCCTGCACTGCCTTTCAGTGCAGTACAGCTTCTAAGTCCTTGAACCTGAGCCCAGtgtctcctctctctttcagAAACACCTTGTCTGTGGACCGGTGAAGGTGGCAAAGCCCTCGTCCCCTGTTGGGACGGACCAGTACTTCCAGTAAGTTGGTATTTAGGAAGGAGCCAGCTGTGTCGCTCACCTGCCAAGGCTGCCTGGGTTCTGCTTTGGCCCGGCAGACACCTAGGGAGCTCCCTGAATAGCTGAGTGTGCGGGAAGTTTTAGAAAGTTTCCGTGCAGTCCCAGCAGCCCTCCTCCACTATGGTTTTCTGTGGCTTTGTGGCCATCTCTAGAGGCCTGGAGATCCAGGGCACGGGCAGGAGAGGGAAAACAACCGTTTTGCCCTCCCTGCTCTTAGTAGCCCCCTCTAGCTGGGCTGCCTGTGGCCCTGTCGGCGCTGACTGCCGGGGGCTGCAGCTATCCCCCTGCCCAGCAGCGCTGCCGGGAGGAAAGgccggggcaggagctgggccccGTGCAGCGTAACCCACCGCAGCAGCCCGAAGGCTGGGGGAGCCCTTGGGcgctctctggagcaggctcGCCCGGGACGGGGAGCGGGTGGCTGTGACTGTCCATGTTCCTCCCAGGCTCCGAAAGCGCCAGATGTACGAAGCCTCTGTGATGAAGTATGGGGAACTTGCTCAAGGTGAGGATTTGCTCTGTGGCCCCACACGTAGACGCTGCTCTGTCACTTCCACACTGCTCCCACGCGTCTCTCCCATCTGCCTCACGGTCTCGTGGCTGTGGCCAGCAGGTCTCCCACCCACGGTGCTGGCTCTCCccactgggaaggagctggggtgCTGACCTTGCTTGGGAGGAAGGCATCTGAACTGTCCCACAGGGCACCAGCACAGAGCGGTGCCTGCGGAGGTCCCCTGCTCGCTCctgggagaaggggctgggaaagtgTGTGGGTTTCCAGCCTGTACCCCAGCTTCAGCAGGAACCTCCTGCCCCCAGTGGGGGTTCCTGCCTAGGGGTGGTGGGTACGTGGGGATGGAGCgagctgtgcatgtggcgccacTTGTGCTTTCTGCAGACGAGGCCTGGACTGAAGTTATTGATGTCCTGACAGCGGCTGCCATCAGGTTCGAGATGCTGAGCACTGCCCACCGGAGTCAGGTAGGACAGGCCAGAGCTGCAGCGCTCTGTGCAGGGCCAGGGGGGCTGTGAGCAGTGGGACGTACCACTCTTTGGGAGCTACAGATCGTGGTACAGGCTGAGGTCAGGCAGAAGCAGAGGGACAAGTAGCaatggggagagggaaggtgcTGTGTGGGCTCTTTGGCTGCCCTCGGTTGGGGGGCAGAGGGCTTTCCCATGGGATGAAGCAAGCAGGTGTGGGCTGGTGTTCCTGCACCCGCAGCCAGCCCTGGTGTCCTCCACCTGTCTGCCCAGGATGGGCACGGGCTTGGCCCACTGGTGGTCATGCTCTGCCTAGTGGGGAAGGTTCTGCTGCCCCAGCGGGAGGTGCAGGGACTCGCCAGGACTGGCTCTGTGCCGAGCTGCCTGGACCTCAGCCTGTCTCTCCCCTCAGATCGTCCTGGACCTGGAGGACAGCAGCATCTCCACAAAGGGAACCAAGAGCGGCGCCTTCGTGATGTACAACTGTGCCCGGCTGGCCACGCTCTTCGACACCTACCAGCGGGCCGTGGAGCGAGGTGAGCCCCAGCGCAATGGGCCCCCTCCCGTGGCAGCGACTCCAGGGCTGCTCCTCATGGCTGTGCGGGGACAGGGCTGTTCCTGGAGCCCCGTGAGCTGCTCCACAGCCGCCTTGCCAGCAACTCTGCCAGAGGCTGATGGCCTGTGATGGGGCTCCAGCACAGCCTGTCCCCTGGGCTGCCCCGAGAGGCGCCTGCGGCAGGGAGGCCCCAGCGCTCCTATGAGCACGGCAGCAGTCTCTTGCCTCCTTTCCAGGCACGTACCCCCCCTTGCCGCCACCATCAGAGCTGAACTTCTCCTGCCTCCGGGAAGAGGTGAGGGATGGGGACCGCAGGGAGCTGCATGCACTCAGGGCTGAGGATGGATGCTCCTGGCCCAGGGGGATCCGGCCCTCTCGGACACACCTAACTCTTTTGCAGGGCGAATGGCTCCTGCTCTTCAACTATCTCCTGCCCTTCCCCGaagtcttgcagcaggcagcacagctgCCCCTACCCAGTAAGGGGATCCGGATCACAGCCAGCACGGAGACGGTAAGTGCCATGTGtcagagcacccatgggtgctgttCTCACAGAAAGGTGCTGCCCGCAGTGTGCGACGCCCGGGCAGTGCTGAGGAGCCTCCCTGGGATGAGACCGCAGCTCGGCTAGCGCTGCTGTGCTTGGTGGGGGCAGACGGCCCAAGAGCAGACGAGCCCCACAGTGCCGGCACTCGCTCTGTGTGCTGCAGGTGTGCAAGTTCCTGATCCAGCTCAGCATGGATTTCAGCTCCTACTACAACCGTGTCCACATCCTGGGGGTGAGTCAGCTACCCCAGGCAACTTGCTAAGGGGAGGCAGCACCACAGCCATCCTGGGGGCTGCACTAGAGGCCTTTCCCTTAGGCTGGGCTGCGGCAGAGGACAGCCCTGCCCAGAGCAGGCTCTTGGGTGCCAGCAGCAGGATATggccctgcactggcctcttgAGGCCGTGTAGGCAGGGCAAAGAGGCAGCAACGCCTCTAGCGCCCAGGGGGACTGTGGCCCCCAGCACCACCTTGCCGCCTTTCTCCCCGCAGGAGCCGTTCCCTCACCTCTTTGACCAGATGTTTGCtcgcctccagctgctggcagcgGTGAGGGACATGTTCCACAGCGCCCTGGCGACTCTGCACCTCCCGCCTCTCAGCCAGAtttgagctgctgctggacagAAGCGCCATGCGGGACGGGGCAGTGCATGCTCTCCCGGGAGGGCCAGGGGCTGCCGCTGGCCACGGAGGGGAGGGTTTGGGTGCGTGCGCCCAGGGCGAGCCTGCGAGCCGGGAGGAGGAGAGCTGGCACCGTCTGTGCCCACCAGGCCGTGGGGCAcagcggaggaggccgggggagGCGAGGACGCACCAGGGAGCAGGGCACCCACAATACCAAACACCAGCCACCCTCCCCTCAACGCTGTTTATTGACGGGTAGCTCTGTGCCGGCACAGAGCGCCTGGGGCTGCGTGGCCCCTGCCttgcccagggccaggccgcGATGGTGAGGGCCAATACAGTTATTGCTGGAcaagtgctctgtgtgtgtgtctgaccCCAGCGGCGGCGATGCCTGAGGTCGGGGGGTGGATGCAGGCACAGCCGGGCTGGGAAACAAGGCCGTGCTGCACTGGTGCTGGTTTCTGCTCCCACCCAGCTGCATGGAGCAGGATGTGGCTCCTAAATGCCctgtgcggggcggggggcagagccATGGTCTCTCAGCACTGGATGCCCTGTGAGCATCTTGAGGTGGGGGCTTCTCATCTCTATCTGTGCTTTGACTGCTGGGGCCTGAGCTGCTCATGAACACGCTCGCCAGCTCGAGGAAGGTACTGAGGACTGCTCTGATGCGGATGGCCTGGCTCAGGGTGTcccagtggggtgggggggggcacacTGCCACCGGGGAGCCCCAGCCACCTCCCTGGGGCACCTAAAGGGCTGtgcaccaccaccagcagcacctgTGGCCTCTGCGCGGGGCCAGCACCATCCTTCCTGCCTTACCACGAAGGCCGAACCAGCCCTACACATGGCAGCTAGAGGCTCATCCTCCCTGGAGAGGGGACAGTCCTGCTGCGGGTCACCTGCCAGAGCCACTGCAGCCGCCAGCCTGGGCACCAAAGGGCCTCAAAGCCAGAGCCGAGAGCTGCAGAGATCTGGCCCTGCTCATCACAGGGGCAAGCGAGCTTGTGGCCCCAGCTAGCAGGCGTCCCTGAATTGCTGAGCACTGGCCAAAGAAGGACTCTGCTGCTCTCGTGGCACCTGCCGTCCCCTCGGCAGCAGCACGGGCGGTGGGGTTTGCTGCGCGCCTCCCCCTTCACTGGGGCGCTTCCGGCAGCGGGGGctcggggcgggcggcccgggcGGCCCAGCGCACCATCTCCAAGCCCTGCCCGCAGAGCACGCAGTAGTAGTGCAGCTCCCcgccgggctccgccgccgcctcccagcAGTCCAGCTCCGCCAGGTCGGGCACGTGGAAAAACGTGGTGCTCAGCTCCTCCAGGCCACCCGGGCCCAGCTGCCACAGCGTCAAGCGCTGGTCCACCGAGGCGGAGAGCACCAGGTCCGGCCGCAGCACCCTGATGCCCGTCACGTGGGCGGCGTGGGCGCAGGGGCGCGagagctgctccagcagccgCAGACAGGCCTCCCCCTCGCCCGGGGCCGCCTCCACCAGGCAGACGTGGATGGAGCCGTCGTCGCTGCCGCTGGCCACCAGGTACCGGCCCTCCGGCATCTCCCGGACATGGAGGCTGTTCACGCCGCAGCTGTGGGCCATGACGGTGAGCAGCGGGGCGCCCAGGGCTGGGGAAACAGGCGCCGTAAGGGGAGCAGCAAGGCTCGCGCCGCTGAGGGCAGAAGCGCCGCTGCCGCAGCCTCACTGCCGCCCTCGGGGCAGGAGCGGAGACACCCACCCAGGGGTTGCATCGCTCCCTCCACTCGCTGCAGGGCGTCCGTGGCCTCCGCGATGGGGGCGGTGATGTCCCAGAAGGCGACGCTGCCGTCGGTGGCCGCGCTGCACAGGAAGCATCTCCTAGGAGAGAGGCGTCGCGGGAGCTGCCCGAGCCTGGCAGGAGAGAGCCCTGCCACCCCCAGGGCCCGGCTCCTCCCCGCCACCTCCCGGCCCGGTCGCCCCGGCCCTGCGAGGCCAAGCGCGCGGGCTCACCTCGCGCCTCCGGCCCCCGCGTGCAGGAACGTCTCCACCTTCAGCACGCAGCGCTGGTGGTGGAAGGACTCTGCCACGAGCACCAGCCTCCGGGCGGCCTCCAGCAGCCCGAAGAGCCTGCGGCGGAGCAGAGGGTGGTCAGCTCGGGCAGATGGGGCTCCCTCACACGCGGCGAGGCGCGTTCGTGGCTGCAACCCCTGCGCTGAGCTCCTTCCCCAGCGCCAGCGTCCCGGCCCCGAGTCCCACAGCAGCTCCTCACCGGACGGAGCCATCGCTGCAGGCGGCAGCCAGGAACGTGCAGGGTGTCGGCAGCTGCTCAGCGTCGGTCCCGGGCACGACCGAGAGGGACATGTACCTGCAGCAAACACACGATGCTCGCTCGCCGCCCGGGGTCCTTCCAGCAAGAGGAAGGACCGAGCCGTTCCCTAAGCCCGAAAAGCCCCTCGGGGCCCAGCCACGAGGAGCCGGGACCGCCACCGCGGGCTGCCACTGAGTGTCACCTGGTCTCGGGGTCCATCTTGACGAGCTTGTGCCTGTTCTTCATTCGGTCCCAGTGTTCGTCGAGCCGATGGGAGGCCACGTGGAGAACTTCGCAGGCCACGGTGCTCTCGGAGGCCGGGTCGCCGGTTAAGAGCAGCCGGTAGCACTCGATctgcgcccggcccccgccggaGAAGAGCAGGACGGACAAGGCGGCATCGTGGGGCCGTGTGGGGCCGGCCAGCGCCAGCGCTCGCACGCTGGAGATGTGGTCGTCGAGCGTGGTGAGGGGCAGGGCCGCGCGGGAGCGCTCGCTGAGCGCCAGGACGCAGGCCGTGGTGTCCTCGCTGCCGGTGACGAAGACGTTAATGGCGGGGCACCCGGGCGCCCGCACGGCCCCCAGGCGCCGCACGCACGTGATCTCCCGCCCGTGCAGGGAtgccagcagcacctgctgctcgcAGGGCTCGGGCGCGCTGCTGTAGAGCATCACGTCCCCCCGCTTGACGTAGGCGAAGGCCTCGGCCGAGGGGCCACTGCTGTAGCTCCAGGAGCGGTGCCCCCCGCCGCAGGGCACGCAGTGGAGGTTCTCGCCGGTCCTGGTGCTCCACACCACGAAGCTGTCGGCGTGGAAGCCCAGCACGAGCAGGTCGCCGCTGGGGGTGAAGCGCAGCTCCTCGATCCACTGCAGCCCCTTGCAGGGCCTGTGCTTCCGCAGCACCTCCAGCCGCCGGCCCTGCAGGCGCAGCTGCCAGTAGCAGCCGTCCCGGCCCGTGCTGTAGACGTAGCCCCCGTGGCAGGTCACCGACGTGACGCCCGTCTTCCCGTGGAGCCCGAAGAGGACGCACAGCGGGGCCTCGAGGGGAAGAGCCTCTTTTTGCCGCAGGAGAGAGGGCTCCGCCTCGCTCCCGGCGCCATCGGCGGGGACGTCGCTCtccgcggccggccccggcggggggctgCAGGCGAAGAGCAGCAGGGAGCCGCGGCGGTCGCCGCACACCAGCAGGCCGCCCTGgggcgggaaggcggcggcggtgTGCCAGCGCTGCTTGCAGGGCGGCAGCAGGTAGCGGCCCAGCGGGCGCAGGGCGGGCGCCCGCCCGGGGCGGCAGGCGACGTCCAGCCAGAGCAGCTCTCCGCCGGGGCCCGAGGCCAGGAGggtggcggcgccggggggcagcccggggcgggcggcccagCTCAGCCCGCGCACGGCCCCCTCGAAGAGCCGCGCGTGGACCACATCGCCGGGGCGGCCCAGGGCGAAGACGGCCAGGCGCCCGTCGCCGCCGCCCAGGGCGCAGAGCGCgtcgcccgccgcgccgggcagggggGCGGCCGCCAGcaccgcgcggggcccggcggcctcGGCGGGCAGCACCGGcgcccagcgccccgccgccgcctcgtaggccgccagcccgcccgcctcGCCCAGCGCCAgcacccgccgcggccccgccagccgcacggcccgcggccgccccggcgcccccagcgccgccgccgccgccgccgcctcccgcggccgccaCAGCCGCGCGCCGCCGTCGGCGCCGCCCGTGGCCAcgcagccgccggcggggcgcacgGCCAGGGCACGCAGGGCCCCGCggtgcccgcgccgcgcccgccgcacgccgccgccgccgccccactcGAGGCAGGCGCCGTCCTCGCCGGCGCTCACGGGCCGCGGGCCGCGCAGCGCCACGGCGCCCACGCGCGCCCCGTGCCCGTAGCACACGAGCAGGCAgggcgcctcgccgccgccgcccagctcgCCCACGGCCCAGAGCCGCACGCTGCGGTCCTCGGAGGCGGAggccagcagcccccgcggcgccgcgtaGCTGAGCGCCAGCACGGCGCCGCGGtgcccccgcagccgccgccgcggcgccgccgccgccgccgcccgccacacCACCACGGCGCCCGCCGCCGTGCCGGCCGCCAGCGCCAGGCGcgcccaccccgccgccgcccccgccagcgcggcgcagcgcagcgccccgGCGCCGTCGCACCGCGCCCGCCGcagccagcgcccgccgccgcgccactCGTACAGCGCCACGGCGCCGCcgcccagcgccagcgccagccgcccgcccgccgcccacCGCGCCTCCCACACGCGCGCCCCCAcctcccgcgccgcgccgccgcccgccgccgccagcgccgcgccgccgccgccgccgccgcgccgcaccgccaGCACGGCCAGCCAGCGCCCGCCGAAGGCCGCCACgcgcaccgcgccgccgccgccgcccggctccgcccgcAGCCCCTGCACGCTGGCCTGCCGCAGCAcgctccgccgccccgccgccgccgccgcgccgccgccgctcagccGGAACGCCGCCACCTCCGGGCCCGTGCCTGCCGGGACAGCGCGTCAGCGCggcccgccgccaccgccgccgcgcccgccccccgccgccgccggcgctcaCCGGCCAGCAGCACGTCCCCCGCGAACTCCAGCGCCGTCACCGGCGCCACCAGCGCCACCGACTCcatcgcccgccgccgccgctcgcccgtCCGCCCGGCGCGGCAGCGCTCGCCGCCCATTGGCCGCCGCCCGCGCACGCTGATGAAGCGCTCGCCGCCCATTGGCCGCGCCGCGCCACGCCCCCAAGACACGCAGAGGCGCGGCCGGCTCTCCACGCTTTATTGgcgcgcccccgcggccccgcccccccgcccagCGCGGGAAAAAGCCACGTGCGCGCCCGCGCCGGGAGCCGCTGCCGGACGCCGCTGCCGGAGCgaccccgccccgccgggcctcCCGGGcacggggctgggctgggctgggcccgccgcccccggccctaCAGCTCCACGTGCACGCCGCTGTAGGCTTTATCCACCGTCCACTCGCCCGgggccccggcctcggcccccgCGTAGCGCGCCATCTCCTGCTCGAACCGCAGCTGCCGCCGCCGGTTGGGGTCCACGTTGATCCAGTTGTTGGCGATCCACTTGGTCCCTTGGGTGACAAGGCAGCCTCCGTGCAGGGCGAAGTCATCCAGCTCCCCCACCCAGCCTGTGAGCGCAAAGCAGTGTCACAGGGCGGCAAGGAGTAGCGTCCCTCCTCTTTAAGGCTACCAAATCCCAGCTGCAGAGGCTGGGATGGAAGGCATGAGTGCTGCCACTAGGAGACCTCTTGGGGAGTTGGAACCTCAAGGACATATTAGACATCACATTTCACCAGCTCCTCTATTTATAGAGGTCCTATGGGTTTTCTCTGTGTCAGACTCACATCAGCAGCCTTCTATCTAGGAACAATTTGCTCATAAAAATACTGCAACAGGGCTCTTCTTACAGCACAATGATGGTCCTGACATTACTATCCAACAGCCCAAACACTGGCCTTGTGATCTCCTCTGTGGATTTTCTAGAGATAGAAACACAGGCTGCTCCCACGAGCAGTGGGATACTACATGCCTTCTTCCCAGTAGTGCTCAAAATCCATCACTGAAGCACTCTGGAGTCATATTCGCCAACAGCCTGGAAGATCCAGCTTTATCCCCCAGCCTGACTGAATGTCAGAGACGAGAAAAAAATTGCACTGAACTTTGTGAGAAAAACAGCCACTCCAACCATAGCATCAGGCTGCAGCTAAGCTGAACAGCAGGAGCAAGCCccaagcacagcagagcagggttACGGAGCTTATGGCCATCCCTTTGTCCACCTCCCCTCCCCACTCCTTTGGGCAACACATCAGCAAAACGGAAACGTTTTGAATTGCGGACCAAGTTCCAGCAGGAGTTTCAGCTCACACAGCGGGAAGGAAGGCAGCCGGTGATGGCTGGCAACAGCCACGGTCTTTGTTTGCTAACTAGTCCCGTCCCCCAAAGCCATCAGGAGCCACTGACCTACTGCCTGTAAACAAAGGCCTTTCAGAGCCAGGAAGCTCCTACCCAGCTGGTGACAAATAGACTTGAACGTTCCCCCTAGAAGGCAGCTACCACACCTTTTGGCTCTCCTCTGAGCACCCAGCCACAGCAAAACCCACAGAAGATGGCTGTCACCTCGTGCAGCCCTATCCCTCCCAAGAGCCGAGTCCTGAAAGGGAATGCTACCTTCTCCGTCCGACAGGTAGTTGTACCAGAAGACTGCAGTGCCTTGCTGAGGTTTCACTCGCAAATTGCCCTTATCACAATTTTTCCGAGTATCTCGCAGGTCAATATCGTTCTGGATCAGGGACtgacaaaaaacacagaaaagggaTGGTAAATGGGTCTGGAATGAAGTGCGTGGACTGGGCTGCCTCCACTGACAGCCGTCATCCTGCCGTCTGCCTGAATGCTCCACAGGCACAGCTCTAGGCCGGCACtgggcaggatggggctttcGCAATCCATCTGGAGCAGCCAATTTCAGCCTCCTGGAAGCCCATGCCTGGTTCTGAGCAACTCCCTTAACACATGGTTTGGCAGGCGCACAATATAGTTGCGAAGACTTATCTTAGCCTGAGGAAACCTGCCCAGATACAAACAAGCAGGAGCTGCATTATGGCAGCAAGGGCCACAGGCTGCTTCACACATCTCTAAGCAGGGAAAGCTGCAGTTGTCAAAGCCCTGCACATCTTCCCTTGGCCTCTGAGCCAAAGACAGGAGGTGGAGCACAGCCTTCCCATGGTCTAGCTGTAAAGACTAGTGTCTGCCAACCTCACCCTCCAGCCCCCTTCTGCAGCCACAGTGAACACAGACATTCAGAGAGGGACTCAAAGTCAGGAAACAGTGAAATCCCCGGGGGTAACGAGTAGGAGAGTCATTTACCATTTCTTCATATGTCCTGTTATCGGCTATTGGAAAGACTGTTTCGCCTCCCCCAGTCACATTGTTCAGGTAGAACAGCACTGTCACATAGCTGTAAGAGAGAGTGTGGAGTGGCTGTCAGGGGACACCACTGGAACTACAGATGTGTGGTGGCCGTCCATACCCTGCCCCTCCATCACACACACAGTGGTTCCTCCAAGACATCACAAGACATAAGGTTTACATCAGCTTTTCTCCAAGGCCAAGACAAGGACAACAAAGAAAATCTCCACTCACAATGCCAACACTGCAAGTCTGGCGTCTGGTGGGGACAGCTCAGCAGCTCGGCAGAACCAGTGCACACTGCTCTTCTCACTGGCCTACAGACCCACAGGATTCACCCACTTCCCCCTTCAAGCCCATTCAAGCCAGCAACCtctggaactggtttccaagccTGCAGCCTCAGCGCTGAGTCCCACATGAGGTGAGGTGAACCAGCTCTCCACACTTTTCTGTTAGCGCGTTCCAGATCAgtctttaaaaagctttcttcCAAACTGACCCCTGCAACACCCCGACCAGATGTACAGCACAATCGCTGTGCCTTACCCCAAGGTTTCACGGCAGGACTTACCGGCATGAGGTCTCAAAGGGAGCACTTTCATTGGCGACCAGCTTGGTGTGGCTGCAGGCAGTCTCAGGGAACACAGGGCCACTGTCCATGTGGGCATGGTAGTGCCCTCCTTGGTCGTACCGCACAACCTGGAGGGGCTCGCTGTGCTCCACAATCTCTGGGGGCAAGCGAGTCAGGCGCATTACcctggggaagaggaaagcagaacagGTGAGGAGAAAGCACAGTCACCCTGGTCAGCCTCTACTCCCGAGCACCAAACAAATCCAGAGAAAGATAACCCCCTTCCCCAAGAGACCGGACAGACGGATGGGCTGCAGCAAGCATGCCAGGAGATAACTAGGTCCTTACAGATCTGTTGGACCATCAGCATCAGCTCAGAAACTCCTCGTCAAggttaataaaaaacaaaaacgaaGGGTGCATCTCCAGCAGGACTGCTCTCGAGGACTGCTTGCTCAGAAAGATCCCTTCTGTGTGTGTCCCTGGAGCCTTCATGTGCCATCTCATTGCTTCTCTGGACTCCTGCACACCACCTACAGACCTCGGGGACAGTTAGCAAAGCAAAGGGCTCCTGCTGAGAGTGAAGGAGTGACTAGCTCTAGGAATATGCTTGTCACCTAA
Protein-coding regions in this window:
- the DALRD3 gene encoding DALR anticodon-binding domain-containing protein 3 isoform X2 — its product is MAAPRCPPRPAWRPRARYPQDGRPAPSDPPAPKMAGQAGCAPRPTWRPPPARPRPRRGVTSRTGGGSGGGERMEAGERRPAVAATLRALNGALGRPAAPWVKETGARHLRHRDFLAPWAALRAAFGGGQVPADVMARVTSLSGPEVLPLGECQETSAGLAVQVQRPEAFQRLLGARPAPAPASASPPMSVVLHCPGLRGPGAALAPRHLRPVLLADHLAEVLTAQGASVCLVPAPGDEASWEVLRRLRVAWPGGCPGPADAIPALKRALVQSPYATAGEWGPGAAALPEGVLAKVDLKSFVERQRLEGYDPNLDVLLVTEEKLRCLAELQQAVLQCVAGGQGSCCHVVHVVSCEEEFQQQQMDLLWRILDPGAHTALQKHLVCGPVKVAKPSSPVGTDQYFQLRKRQMYEASVMKYGELAQDEAWTEVIDVLTAAAIRFEMLSTAHRSQIVLDLEDSSISTKGTKSGAFVMYNCARLATLFDTYQRAVERGTYPPLPPPSELNFSCLREEGEWLLLFNYLLPFPEVLQQAAQLPLPSKGIRITASTETTAQEQTSPTVPALALCAAGVQVPDPAQHGFQLLLQPCPHPGGAVPSPL
- the DALRD3 gene encoding DALR anticodon-binding domain-containing protein 3 isoform X3 produces the protein MAAPRCPPRPAWRPRARYPQDGRPAPSDPPAPKMAGQAGCAPRPTWRPPPARPRPRRGVTSRTGGGSGGGERMEAGERRPAVAATLRALNGALGRPAAPWVKETGARHLRHRDFLAPWAALRAAFGGGQVPADVMARVTSLSGPEVLPLGECQETSAGLAVQVQRPEAFQRLLGARPAPAPASASPPMSVVLHCPGLRGPGAALAPRHLRPVLLADHLAEVLTAQGASVCLVPAPGDEASWEVLRRLRVAWPGGCPGPADAIPALKRALVQSPYATAGEWGPGAAALPEGVLAKVDLKSFVERQRLEGYDPNLDVLLVTEEKLRCLAELQQAVLQCVAGGQGSCCHVVHVVSCEEEFQQQQMDLLWRILDPGAHTALQKHLVCGPVKVAKPSSPVGTDQYFQLRKRQMYEASVMKYGELAQDEAWTEVIDVLTAAAIRFEMLSTAHRSQIVLDLEDSSISTKGTKSGAFVMYNCARLATLFDTYQRAVERGTYPPLPPPSELNFSCLREEGEWLLLFNYLLPFPEVLQQAAQLPLPSKGIRITASTETEPFPHLFDQMFARLQLLAAVRDMFHSALATLHLPPLSQI
- the DALRD3 gene encoding DALR anticodon-binding domain-containing protein 3 isoform X1, whose translation is MAGQAGCAPRPTWRPPPARPRPRRGVTSRTGGGSGGGERMEAGERRPAVAATLRALNGALGRPAAPWVKETGARHLRHRDFLAPWAALRAAFGGGQVPADVMARVTSLSGPEVLPLGECQETSAGLAVQVQRPEAFQRLLGARPAPAPASASPPMSVVLHCPGLRGPGAALAPRHLRPVLLADHLAEVLTAQGASVCLVPAPGDEASWEVLRRLRVAWPGGCPGPADAIPALKRALVQSPYATAGEWGPGAAALPEGVLAKVDLKSFVERQRLEGYDPNLDVLLVTEEKLRCLAELQQAVLQCVAGGQGSCCHVVHVVSCEEEFQQQQMDLLWRILDPGAHTALQKHLVCGPVKVAKPSSPVGTDQYFQLRKRQMYEASVMKYGELAQDEAWTEVIDVLTAAAIRFEMLSTAHRSQIVLDLEDSSISTKGTKSGAFVMYNCARLATLFDTYQRAVERGTYPPLPPPSELNFSCLREEGEWLLLFNYLLPFPEVLQQAAQLPLPSKGIRITASTETVCKFLIQLSMDFSSYYNRVHILGEPFPHLFDQMFARLQLLAAVRDMFHSALATLHLPPLSQI